A window of Hyalangium gracile contains these coding sequences:
- a CDS encoding lipase maturation factor family protein has translation MGPPKHRLVRWLFLRLLGGTFLIAFTSLGRQVLGLYGSRGISPMRELMGSERLQDMGPKRFHLIPSVFWLGTSDEALVRGCRAGQVLSLLLILNVAPRLTTALLWGLYLSYASAGREFLSFQWDVLLLEMGLLGVLTAPSGLRPGPGRDDASALDVALFRMLLFRLYLGSGLSKLQSGDRTWRELTALRHFYETAPLPNRGGWYAHHLPPRVQKLSTAATLGLETAAPFLVFAPRRLRQLAFALFSMLQASIMATGNYGFFNVQSLVLGVWLLDDEALSRVLPVLPAEPARPRPLWRTVLGSVAAAPVLALGARELLARFELPRRGPEVLERLGSWARPLRSVNPYGLFSVMTVRRPEISIEGSEDGEHWREYGFRYKVSRPEQAPRQVAPHQPRLDWQMWFAALGSPPSWFLSLLVRLLEGSPDVLALFAENPFPEHPPRYVRAMLYDYRMTDLDTRRHTGAWWTREPLGLYVPPVALGPGARSRRGPLLEWGADA, from the coding sequence GTGGGGCCTCCCAAGCACCGGCTGGTGCGGTGGCTGTTCCTGCGACTGCTGGGAGGCACCTTCCTCATCGCCTTCACGTCTCTGGGAAGACAGGTGCTGGGCCTCTACGGCTCGAGGGGCATCAGCCCGATGCGTGAGCTGATGGGCTCGGAGCGCTTGCAGGACATGGGGCCCAAGCGCTTCCACCTCATCCCCTCGGTGTTCTGGCTGGGGACATCCGACGAGGCGCTGGTGCGCGGCTGCCGGGCCGGGCAGGTCCTGTCGCTGCTGCTGATCCTCAACGTGGCCCCGAGGCTCACCACGGCGCTGCTCTGGGGCCTGTACCTGTCCTATGCCTCTGCGGGCCGGGAGTTCCTCTCCTTCCAGTGGGATGTGCTGCTGCTGGAGATGGGGCTGCTCGGCGTCCTGACGGCGCCTTCGGGGCTGCGGCCTGGGCCCGGCCGTGACGATGCCTCCGCGCTGGATGTGGCGCTCTTCCGCATGCTCCTCTTCCGGCTCTACCTGGGCTCGGGGCTGAGCAAGCTCCAGTCGGGTGACCGCACGTGGCGCGAGCTGACCGCGCTCCGCCACTTCTACGAGACGGCGCCGCTGCCCAACCGGGGAGGTTGGTATGCCCACCACCTCCCGCCGCGCGTGCAGAAGCTGTCCACGGCCGCGACGCTGGGGCTGGAGACGGCGGCGCCCTTCCTGGTCTTCGCCCCGAGACGCCTCCGCCAGCTCGCCTTCGCGCTCTTCAGCATGCTGCAGGCGTCCATCATGGCGACGGGCAACTACGGCTTCTTCAACGTGCAGTCGCTCGTGCTGGGCGTCTGGTTGCTGGACGATGAGGCCCTCTCGCGCGTGCTCCCGGTGCTGCCCGCGGAGCCGGCACGTCCCCGGCCTCTCTGGCGTACCGTGCTCGGGAGCGTGGCGGCGGCGCCAGTCCTGGCACTCGGAGCAAGGGAGCTGCTGGCCCGCTTCGAGCTGCCGCGCCGCGGCCCCGAAGTCCTCGAGCGCCTGGGGAGCTGGGCTCGTCCGCTCCGCTCGGTGAATCCCTACGGCCTCTTCAGCGTGATGACGGTGCGCCGGCCGGAGATTTCCATCGAGGGCTCGGAGGACGGCGAGCACTGGCGCGAGTACGGGTTCCGCTACAAGGTGTCACGGCCGGAGCAGGCTCCACGGCAGGTGGCACCGCACCAGCCACGCCTGGACTGGCAGATGTGGTTCGCCGCCCTGGGCTCTCCGCCGAGCTGGTTCCTGTCGCTGCTGGTGCGGCTGCTGGAGGGTTCACCAGACGTGCTCGCGCTCTTCGCCGAGAACCCCTTCCCGGAGCACCCTCCGCGCTACGTGCGAGCGATGCTCTACGACTATCGGATGACGGACCTGGACACGCGGCGGCACACGGGTGCGTGGTGGACTCGCGAGCCGCTGGGGCTCTACGTGCCGCCGGTGGCCCTGGGGCCTGGAGCCCGCTCCCGCCGCGGGCCCCTGCTCGAGTGGGGCGCTGATGCGTGA
- a CDS encoding GTPase, with amino-acid sequence MDETKLPEPEDLQPLIAAALALPALKPHAARLERLRQDYARGVARKDAPLAVALVGATGAGKSTLLNALAGQHLAREGEDRPTSTTATVFAPAGAELEALSRVGASVVRYTASPHGLWGGQVFIDTPDLNSVATTHREVARAALELADVALVVMHRGSVAEATQIEFLAEFARRRSLVFLINFADELSADSREALKAQARKLASEQLGLPQDSIPTFAISARSAREGKDASGEFGAFLFHLRELATQAVAARVRRGNALGALEEMATRVETALQETEALLSRTRAALESGLGRTSEGLRKDFDSRLGLAHGHLASEVRRQAAGRFWGPAAWGLRLSLWGAGGMGAATLLARRSLPVGIAVAAASTALDAVRDRTRARAAETTVVEPFEDDLAVESAARAALTEARAVAHASGLPPETLGVPDTDTLLAELQAVRASTWRYTATTAVAEAVSIWWRVARWLVLPLINLPLFALLGHVGYRVVRAYLEGPLLTVEYFVNAGALFVLLAGAGALLASGSLAGAGRAALRSGRTRFTEALATLSGRLGEAVEDTLRPGRDAARRLLSLIRGR; translated from the coding sequence GTGGATGAGACGAAACTGCCCGAACCCGAGGATCTCCAGCCCCTGATCGCCGCCGCCCTGGCCCTGCCGGCGCTCAAGCCGCATGCCGCGCGCCTGGAGCGGCTCCGCCAGGATTATGCCCGTGGCGTCGCCCGGAAGGATGCGCCCCTCGCCGTCGCCCTCGTGGGCGCCACCGGCGCCGGCAAGTCCACCCTGCTCAACGCGCTGGCCGGACAGCACCTGGCTCGCGAGGGCGAGGACCGCCCCACCAGCACCACCGCCACCGTCTTCGCTCCGGCCGGCGCGGAGCTGGAGGCGCTCTCACGCGTCGGCGCCTCCGTGGTGCGCTACACCGCCAGCCCTCATGGACTCTGGGGCGGACAGGTCTTCATCGACACGCCCGACCTCAACAGCGTGGCCACCACCCACCGTGAGGTGGCTCGCGCCGCGCTGGAGCTCGCCGATGTGGCCCTCGTCGTCATGCACCGCGGCAGCGTCGCCGAGGCCACCCAGATCGAGTTCCTCGCCGAGTTCGCCCGGCGCCGCTCCCTCGTCTTCCTCATCAACTTCGCGGATGAGCTGTCCGCCGACTCCCGCGAGGCCCTCAAGGCCCAGGCCCGCAAGCTCGCCTCCGAGCAGCTCGGTCTGCCTCAGGACTCCATCCCCACCTTCGCCATCAGCGCCCGCTCCGCCCGCGAGGGCAAGGATGCCTCGGGCGAGTTCGGCGCCTTCCTCTTCCACCTCCGCGAGCTGGCCACCCAGGCCGTCGCCGCCCGCGTGCGCCGTGGCAACGCCCTGGGCGCGCTCGAGGAGATGGCCACCCGGGTGGAGACGGCGCTCCAGGAGACGGAGGCCCTGCTGTCCCGCACCCGCGCCGCCCTCGAGTCAGGCCTCGGCCGCACCAGCGAGGGCCTCCGCAAGGACTTCGACTCGCGCCTCGGCCTAGCCCACGGACACCTCGCCTCCGAGGTCCGCAGGCAGGCGGCGGGCCGCTTCTGGGGTCCCGCGGCGTGGGGGCTTCGCCTCTCCTTGTGGGGCGCGGGCGGCATGGGCGCCGCCACCCTCCTCGCCCGGCGCAGCCTCCCCGTCGGGATCGCCGTCGCCGCCGCCTCCACCGCGCTGGACGCGGTGAGAGACAGGACTCGCGCCCGGGCCGCCGAGACCACCGTGGTGGAGCCCTTCGAGGATGATCTCGCCGTCGAGTCCGCCGCTCGCGCCGCGCTCACGGAGGCCCGCGCCGTCGCTCATGCGAGCGGGCTGCCTCCGGAGACACTCGGCGTCCCCGACACGGACACACTCCTGGCCGAGCTCCAGGCCGTGCGCGCGAGCACCTGGCGCTACACCGCCACCACCGCCGTGGCGGAGGCCGTCTCCATCTGGTGGCGCGTGGCCCGCTGGCTGGTGCTCCCGCTCATCAACCTGCCCCTCTTCGCGCTGCTGGGGCACGTGGGCTATCGCGTCGTCCGCGCGTACCTCGAGGGCCCGCTGTTGACGGTGGAGTACTTCGTCAACGCGGGCGCGCTCTTCGTCCTGCTCGCGGGCGCAGGGGCGCTGCTCGCCTCAGGGAGTCTCGCGGGCGCTGGCCGTGCCGCGCTCCGGTCGGGCCGGACGCGTTTTACGGAGGCCCTCGCCACCCTGAGCGGGCGGCTGGGAGAGGCTGTCGAGGACACTCTTCGCCCCGGCCGGGATGCCGCTCGGCGCCTGCTGAGCCTCATCCGCGGTCGCTGA
- a CDS encoding MBL fold metallo-hydrolase, with translation MTEPKARAKHLEEVVPGVYNWHVQDNRIGARSDAYAVVDRDGAVVLIDPLPIDEKLLKPLGTIAAIVLTAGNHQRSAWRLRTLFNVPVWAPENAHGLEEEPDNFYTSGDSLPGGLSALHTPGPAEVMYTLWLQQHPRGIVFISDLLTHEGDGRPEFVPSQYQDDPQRTRVSVQRVLDHLPVDTVCFAHGEPIVGTGKAALRLALQLDSEGPSAHAP, from the coding sequence ATGACCGAGCCGAAGGCGAGAGCGAAGCACCTCGAGGAAGTGGTCCCTGGCGTCTACAACTGGCACGTCCAGGACAACCGCATCGGCGCTCGCAGCGACGCCTACGCCGTGGTCGACCGGGATGGCGCCGTCGTCCTCATCGATCCGCTCCCCATCGACGAGAAGCTGCTGAAGCCACTCGGAACCATCGCGGCGATCGTCCTCACTGCGGGCAACCACCAGCGCTCGGCCTGGCGCTTGCGCACGCTCTTCAATGTCCCCGTCTGGGCACCCGAGAACGCTCACGGGCTCGAGGAGGAGCCGGACAACTTCTACACCAGCGGCGACTCCCTCCCCGGTGGGCTGTCGGCGTTGCACACGCCCGGCCCCGCCGAGGTCATGTACACGCTCTGGCTGCAGCAGCACCCGCGAGGCATCGTCTTCATCTCGGACCTGCTCACCCACGAGGGCGACGGCCGCCCCGAGTTCGTCCCCAGCCAGTACCAGGACGATCCCCAGCGCACCCGCGTGAGCGTGCAGCGCGTGCTCGACCATCTGCCGGTGGACACCGTCTGCTTCGCGCACGGCGAGCCCATCGTCGGTACCGGCAAGGCGGCGCTCCGACTGGCGCTACAGCTGGACAGCGAGGGGCCCTCCGCTCACGCGCCCTGA